In Cygnus atratus isolate AKBS03 ecotype Queensland, Australia chromosome 5, CAtr_DNAZoo_HiC_assembly, whole genome shotgun sequence, a single window of DNA contains:
- the ACTR10 gene encoding actin-related protein 10, with protein MPLYEGLGSGGEKTAVVIDLGEAFTKCGFAGETGPRCIIPSEIKKPDVPKPIKVVQYNINTEELYSYLKEFIHMLYFRHLLVNPRDRRVVIIESVLCPSHFRDTLTRVLFKHFEVPSVLFAPSHLMSLLTLGINSAMVLDCGYKESLVLPIYEGIPILSCWGSLPLGGKAIHKELEYQLLEQCTVDTGLAKGQSLPSVMGSVPEDIVEDIKVRTCFVSDLQRGLKIQAAKFNIDGSAERPPPPPDVDYPLDGEKILHVVGPIRDSVVEILFEQDNEETSVATLILDSLIQCPIDTRKQLAENLVVIGGTAMLPGFLHRLMAEIRYLVEKPKYKEALATKTFRIHTPPAKPNCVAWLGGAIFGALQDILGSRSVSKEYYSQTGRIPDWCCLNNPPLEMMFDVGKAPPPLMKRAFSTEK; from the exons gTGCGGTTTTGCAGGAGAAACAGGACCAAGATGCATTATTCCTAGTGAAATAAAGAAACCTGATGTCCCCAAG ccTATCAAAGTAGTCCAGTATAATATCAATACAGAAGAGCTATACTCGTATCTGAAGGAATTTATTCATATGTTGTATTTCAG ACATCTGCTGGTGAATCCCAGAGACCGTCGTGTTGTTATCATAGAATCTGTCCTCTGCCCTTCACACTTCAGAGACACACTCACAAGAGtccttttcaagcattttgaG GTACCTTCTGTATTGTTTGCTCCGAGTCATCTAATGTCTCTCCTGACACTTGGGATCAATTCTGCCATGGTGCTGGACTGCGGATATAAAGAAAGCTTGGTGCTGCCT ATATATGAGGGAATTCCGATTCTGAGCTGCTGGGGTTCTCTGCCGTTGGGAGGAAAGGCTATCCACAA GGAGCTGGAATATCAGTTGTTGGAACAGTGCACAGTTGATACAGGGTTAGCCAAAGGACAAAGCCTTCCATCTGTGATGG GCTCAGTTCCAGAAGACATAGTAGAAGATATAAAAg TTCGCACTTGTTTTGTGAGTGATCTCCAGCGTGGACTGAAGATCCAAGCAGCCAAGTTCAACATTGATGGCAGTGCTGAG CGTCCTCCGCCACCTCCAGATGTGGACTACCCTTTAGACGGAGAAAAGATTCTCCATGTAGTTGGCCCCATCAG AGACTCAGTTGTGGAAATACTGTTTGAACAGGATAATGAAGAGACATCTGTTGCCACTTTGATCTTAGATTCGCTCATTCAG TGTCCAATAGACACCAGGAAGCAGCTGGCGGAGAACTTGGTAGTTATCGGTGGCACTGCCATGTTGCCAGGATTCCTGCACAGACTCATGGCTGAAATCAGGTACCTGGTAGAGAAACCAAAATACAAAGAAGCACTCGCCACTAAAACCTTCAGAATTCACACTCCGCCTGCCAAACCCAACTGCGTGGCGTGGCTGGGAG GAGCCATTTTTGGAGCACTTCAGGACATCCTTGGGAGCCGGTCTGTGTCCAAAGAGTATTACAGCCAGACAGGCCGCATACCTGACTGGTGCTGTCTCAATAACCCTCCACTGGAAATGATGTTTGATGTTGGAAAAGCACCCCCACCGTTGATGAAGAGGGCTTTCTCTACTGAGAAATAA